One genomic region from Candidatus Saccharimonadia bacterium encodes:
- a CDS encoding HAD-IA family hydrolase has protein sequence MKAIIFDFDGTIADSFDMFIEVMMVLLRRTQPLTAAQIEDLRQSSTREVIKKLGIKPWQIPRLMLKGRREMSARMERVQAFDGLPEALRELSSQYSLYILSTNSEENIATFLKKYQLGNNIDRIYGNIGLMGKAKGLKKLPQQASLDRADCVYVGDETRDIEAARQAGMSCIAVGWGYNGAEALRSFAPDALAETPGALLEIIRGLK, from the coding sequence ATGAAAGCCATCATCTTTGATTTTGACGGAACGATTGCCGATAGCTTCGATATGTTTATAGAAGTGATGATGGTGCTGTTACGGCGCACACAACCACTAACGGCAGCCCAAATCGAAGACCTGCGCCAATCCTCCACCCGAGAGGTTATTAAAAAGCTCGGCATCAAACCCTGGCAGATACCACGACTCATGCTGAAGGGACGACGTGAAATGAGCGCCAGAATGGAGCGGGTGCAGGCCTTCGATGGCCTCCCGGAGGCTCTTCGGGAGCTATCGTCGCAATACTCCCTGTATATTCTCAGTACCAATAGTGAAGAAAACATTGCTACCTTCCTGAAGAAATATCAGCTAGGTAATAATATCGACCGGATTTATGGCAATATCGGCTTAATGGGTAAGGCCAAGGGTCTGAAAAAATTACCCCAACAAGCGTCGCTCGATAGAGCCGACTGTGTCTACGTAGGGGACGAAACTCGCGACATCGAAGCCGCGCGCCAGGCCGGCATGAGCTGCATTGCCGTTGGGTGGGGCTATAACGGCGCAGAGGCGTTGCGGTCTTTTGCGCCGGACGCCCTGGCCGAAACACCTGGAGCGCTGCTCGAAATTATTCGGGGATTGAAATGA
- a CDS encoding DNA-3-methyladenine glycosylase 2 family protein — protein MTTPAQIAAAEAELQRLDPVLGAVIATQAPLNRLRAGAYFGNLVRSIVSQQISVAASASILARIQAATDLDPARVIAMSPDDLRALGLSRSKAGYIHDLAEHFVRDAAVFDHLDQLPDEAVIDELVGVKGIGVWTAQMFLMFTLGRLDVFAPDDVGLQRAIVRLYGLAAVPPRAELDRLADAWRPYRTVASWHLWESLRNTPA, from the coding sequence ATGACCACACCCGCCCAAATCGCCGCCGCCGAGGCCGAGCTCCAGCGGCTCGATCCAGTGCTCGGCGCCGTCATCGCCACGCAGGCCCCGCTCAACCGCCTCCGCGCAGGCGCCTATTTCGGCAACCTCGTTCGCTCCATTGTGAGCCAGCAAATCTCCGTGGCCGCCTCCGCCTCCATCCTCGCCCGCATCCAAGCCGCCACCGACCTCGACCCCGCCCGAGTCATCGCGATGAGTCCCGACGACCTCCGCGCGCTCGGCCTCTCGCGCTCCAAAGCCGGCTACATCCACGACCTCGCCGAGCACTTTGTGCGCGACGCCGCCGTCTTCGACCACCTTGACCAGCTGCCCGACGAAGCCGTAATAGACGAACTCGTGGGCGTCAAAGGCATCGGCGTCTGGACCGCCCAAATGTTCCTCATGTTCACCCTCGGCCGTCTCGACGTCTTCGCCCCCGACGACGTCGGCCTCCAGCGCGCCATCGTCCGCCTCTACGGCCTCGCCGCCGTCCCACCCCGCGCCGAGCTCGACCGCCTCGCCGACGCCTGGCGGCCGTATCGCACGGTGGCGTCTTGGCATTTGTGGGAGTCGCTGCGCAATACGCCGGCGTGA